A genomic window from Cloacibacillus evryensis DSM 19522 includes:
- the pstB gene encoding phosphate ABC transporter ATP-binding protein PstB — protein sequence MGYTLANKEGRGENTDEMSVKIRTRGVDLYYGDRQVLKNITFDMGENKVTAFIGPSGCGKSSYLRCLNRMNDFIPSARVEGIIEIDGENILSNEMDVIALRRKVGMVFQKPNPFPMSIYDNIAYGPRLNGIKDKGRLDETVEKSLQGAALWDEVKDKLKSSGTGLSGGQQQRLCIARAIATQPDILLMDEPTSALDPMSTARVEELVSELKKDYTVVIVTHNMQQAARISDYTAFFLLGDLIEYDRTAKMFTSPHDKRTEDYISGRFG from the coding sequence ATGGGGTATACATTGGCGAATAAGGAAGGGCGCGGGGAGAACACGGACGAGATGTCGGTAAAGATACGCACGCGCGGCGTCGACCTCTATTACGGCGACAGGCAGGTGCTGAAGAATATCACCTTCGACATGGGGGAAAACAAAGTTACGGCCTTCATCGGCCCCTCCGGCTGCGGTAAAAGCAGCTATCTCAGGTGCCTCAACCGCATGAATGATTTTATCCCGTCGGCGCGCGTAGAGGGTATAATTGAGATCGACGGGGAAAATATTTTATCAAACGAAATGGACGTCATTGCGCTGCGGCGTAAGGTCGGGATGGTCTTTCAGAAGCCTAACCCCTTCCCGATGTCCATATATGACAATATCGCATACGGGCCGCGCCTCAACGGCATAAAGGACAAGGGACGCCTCGACGAGACCGTTGAGAAGAGCCTCCAGGGGGCCGCCCTCTGGGATGAGGTGAAGGACAAGCTGAAAAGTTCCGGAACTGGACTCTCGGGCGGCCAGCAGCAGCGCCTCTGTATCGCGCGCGCCATTGCGACGCAGCCCGACATCCTGTTGATGGACGAGCCGACGAGCGCGTTGGACCCGATGTCGACGGCGCGCGTTGAAGAGCTCGTCAGCGAACTCAAGAAGGATTACACCGTCGTCATCGTCACGCACAACATGCAGCAGGCGGCGCGAATCTCGGATTACACGGCCTTCTTCCTTCTGGGGGACCTGATAGAGTACGACAGGACGGCGAAAATGTTCACCTCACCGCACGACAAGCGCACGGAAGACTATATTTCCGGCCGTTTCGGCTAA
- the pstA gene encoding phosphate ABC transporter permease PstA codes for MNRTFIRKIYDRLMTLVFCLFALLLVAVIGAVAAFLIKNGAATLSWEFLSEPPKDGMLAGGILTPLVGTMQLVLVSMGVALPVGIMTGLYFAEYAKDTWIVSLMRISIRSLAGVPSVIFGLFGLSLFVVFMQFGSCLLSAGLTLACLSLPLVVTVAEQAFLAVPQDYRDASYALGATKYQTIMKVVLPSAASTIITGAILAVGRVAGETAPIMFTGAAYFAPDIAKSLFSQVMALPYHIYVLATSATDPEAAAPIEYGAILVLIGLVMGTSAIGVVARARLSERNGR; via the coding sequence ATGAACCGTACTTTTATACGCAAGATATACGACCGGCTGATGACGCTCGTCTTCTGCCTCTTCGCGCTGCTGCTCGTAGCGGTGATCGGCGCGGTCGCCGCCTTCCTGATAAAGAACGGCGCGGCGACGCTTTCCTGGGAGTTCCTTTCGGAGCCGCCGAAGGACGGCATGCTCGCCGGAGGGATACTGACGCCGCTGGTGGGCACCATGCAGCTCGTGCTGGTATCGATGGGGGTGGCGCTTCCGGTGGGGATCATGACGGGGCTTTACTTTGCGGAATACGCCAAAGATACCTGGATCGTCAGCCTTATGAGGATATCGATCCGCTCGCTGGCCGGAGTGCCCTCGGTCATCTTCGGCCTCTTCGGCCTCTCGCTCTTCGTGGTATTCATGCAATTTGGCTCCTGCCTGCTTTCAGCGGGGCTGACGCTGGCCTGCCTCTCGCTGCCGCTCGTGGTCACGGTCGCCGAACAGGCCTTCCTCGCGGTGCCGCAGGATTACAGGGACGCCTCATACGCGCTGGGAGCGACGAAATACCAGACGATAATGAAGGTCGTGCTGCCCTCGGCGGCCTCGACGATAATCACGGGGGCCATTCTTGCGGTGGGCCGCGTCGCGGGGGAGACGGCCCCGATAATGTTCACCGGCGCCGCCTACTTCGCGCCTGACATTGCGAAGAGCCTCTTCAGCCAAGTGATGGCGCTGCCGTATCACATATACGTGCTCGCCACCTCGGCGACAGACCCGGAGGCGGCCGCGCCGATAGAATACGGAGCGATATTGGTGCTCATCGGACTTGTAATGGGGACGAGCGCGATCGGGGTTGTCGCGCGCGCGCGTCTCTCGGAAAGGAACGGAAGGTAG
- the pstC gene encoding phosphate ABC transporter permease subunit PstC: MSALTKAERPAKEQAFGGRGDRIMSRTVFCVAVTGIIILVFILGFLVANGLPVLRTASLKELFFSRDWYPTEEPPALGMAALVAGTFAATLLSSLIAIPAALALAVFTAEIAPRRMRNFFKVLLEMLGFLPSIVLGFIGMMLIAPWMQDSLNIASGLNLLNASILLGFLIIPVVASLSDEALAAVPLELRDASYALGATRMETIQKVVFPGALPGITASVLLGVMRALGETMVVLMAAGGAAIIPTLFTEPVRPLTSTIAAEMGETPVGSTHYYALFFAGLILLVMTLMINLASLYIEKRGTKR; this comes from the coding sequence ATGAGCGCACTTACAAAGGCCGAACGGCCGGCAAAGGAACAGGCCTTCGGAGGCAGAGGAGACAGGATAATGTCACGCACGGTCTTCTGTGTGGCGGTGACGGGAATCATAATCCTGGTTTTCATCCTCGGCTTTCTGGTGGCGAATGGGCTGCCGGTCCTCCGGACGGCTTCACTTAAAGAGCTATTCTTTTCCAGAGACTGGTATCCGACAGAGGAACCTCCCGCACTTGGAATGGCGGCGCTTGTCGCAGGGACCTTCGCCGCCACCCTTCTATCAAGCTTGATTGCCATACCCGCGGCGCTCGCGCTCGCGGTTTTTACCGCGGAGATCGCTCCGCGCAGGATGAGAAATTTCTTCAAGGTCCTGCTTGAGATGCTCGGATTTCTCCCCTCTATAGTCCTCGGCTTCATCGGCATGATGCTGATCGCGCCCTGGATGCAGGATTCGCTGAACATCGCGAGCGGCCTTAACCTGCTGAACGCCTCGATACTTCTGGGTTTTTTGATAATACCGGTGGTCGCCTCGCTCTCGGATGAGGCGCTCGCCGCCGTCCCCCTTGAACTGCGGGACGCCTCCTACGCTCTGGGAGCCACGAGGATGGAGACGATACAAAAGGTCGTCTTTCCCGGCGCGCTGCCGGGCATAACCGCCTCCGTACTGCTCGGGGTGATGCGCGCGCTCGGCGAGACGATGGTCGTGCTGATGGCCGCCGGCGGCGCGGCGATAATCCCCACCCTCTTCACAGAGCCGGTGAGGCCGCTTACCTCGACGATCGCCGCCGAAATGGGAGAGACCCCCGTGGGCAGCACACACTACTACGCGCTCTTTTTTGCGGGCCTCATCCTTCTTGTGATGACCTTGATGATAAACCTGGCTTCTCTCTATATTGAAAAAAGAGGTACAAAGAGATGA
- a CDS encoding PstS family phosphate ABC transporter substrate-binding protein, whose amino-acid sequence MRKLVTALIALVVLSAATMAMAAPIVMDGSTTVLPFGQAAVEQFMKENAGVKFSVSGTGTGNGFKSLADGSAQIANASRFIKDSEIKTCMDKNIYPVPFAVALDCIVPIVHKDNPVKELTRAQLKDIYSGKVANWKEVGGADAPIVVVGRDTSSGTYGTWQEMIMDKGEKTRVTPKAQVASSSGAMLSSVSKNKNAIGYEGMGYVNKTVKGLHVDGIAATAATARSGKYPLSRYLYMFTNGWPKGEVLDFIMYMQSDAGQKIVNSTGFVSLRELKK is encoded by the coding sequence ATGAGAAAATTAGTAACAGCGTTGATTGCACTTGTGGTTCTTTCCGCCGCGACGATGGCGATGGCGGCCCCGATCGTGATGGACGGTTCGACGACGGTCCTTCCCTTCGGCCAGGCGGCGGTGGAGCAGTTCATGAAGGAAAACGCGGGAGTCAAGTTCTCAGTCTCCGGCACCGGCACCGGCAACGGCTTCAAATCGCTCGCCGACGGCAGCGCCCAGATCGCGAACGCCTCTCGCTTTATCAAAGATTCCGAAATCAAGACCTGCATGGATAAGAACATCTATCCCGTGCCCTTCGCGGTCGCCCTCGACTGCATCGTCCCGATAGTACACAAAGACAACCCTGTCAAAGAGCTCACCCGCGCCCAGCTTAAAGATATATATTCAGGCAAGGTCGCCAACTGGAAAGAGGTCGGCGGCGCGGACGCACCCATCGTCGTCGTCGGGCGCGATACCAGCTCGGGCACCTACGGGACCTGGCAGGAGATGATCATGGATAAGGGCGAGAAGACCCGCGTAACGCCAAAGGCCCAGGTCGCCTCTTCGAGCGGCGCGATGCTCTCTTCGGTAAGCAAGAACAAGAACGCGATCGGCTATGAGGGAATGGGCTACGTCAACAAGACCGTCAAGGGGCTCCATGTCGACGGGATCGCCGCGACGGCAGCTACGGCACGCAGCGGCAAATACCCCCTCTCGCGCTACCTCTACATGTTCACGAACGGCTGGCCCAAGGGCGAAGTTCTTGACTTCATTATGTACATGCAGAGCGACGCCGGACAGAAGATCGTAAACAGCACGGGTTTCGTATCGCTCCGCGAACTTAAGAAATAA
- the yqeB gene encoding selenium-dependent molybdenum cofactor biosynthesis protein YqeB has protein sequence MKTDKNRPIIIRGGGDLATGTIYRLRQAGFPVLVLETGRPLAVRRAVSACEAVYAGRWTVEDMECRLISSPAEFDPGAVCVLIDPDCKSLAEVRPRILIDAIMAKRNTGTTRDMAPVTIALGPGFSAPEDALYVIETMRGHSLGRVITKGLAIPDTRKPGVIMGYGIERLLRAPAAGRLVPYKNIGDLVEAGEAVGAIAGHPVAANISGVIRGLIHPSVECHHDMKIGDVDPRGVVDYCFTISDKSLSIAGGVMEAISRSSL, from the coding sequence ATGAAAACAGATAAAAACAGACCCATTATTATAAGAGGCGGCGGCGATCTCGCGACCGGGACGATATACAGGCTCCGCCAGGCCGGCTTTCCCGTGCTCGTTCTCGAAACTGGACGCCCGCTCGCCGTGCGCCGCGCCGTCTCCGCGTGCGAGGCCGTCTACGCGGGACGCTGGACCGTTGAGGATATGGAGTGCCGCCTGATCTCCTCTCCCGCGGAATTTGATCCCGGCGCGGTCTGCGTCCTGATAGACCCGGACTGTAAGTCGCTCGCTGAAGTGCGCCCGCGCATATTGATCGACGCGATCATGGCGAAGCGCAACACGGGAACGACGAGGGATATGGCCCCGGTGACGATAGCCCTCGGACCTGGTTTCAGCGCGCCCGAGGACGCTCTTTACGTTATAGAAACGATGCGCGGCCACAGCCTCGGGCGTGTCATCACGAAGGGCTTGGCTATTCCAGACACAAGAAAACCAGGCGTGATCATGGGCTACGGCATCGAGCGCCTGCTTCGCGCGCCGGCGGCCGGACGGCTGGTCCCATATAAGAACATCGGCGACCTCGTCGAAGCGGGGGAGGCTGTCGGCGCGATCGCGGGACATCCGGTGGCGGCGAACATCTCCGGAGTTATCCGTGGCCTCATACATCCGTCCGTGGAATGCCATCACGATATGAAGATCGGCGACGTAGACCCCCGCGGCGTGGTAGATTACTGTTTTACAATATCGGATAAATCCCTCTCGATCGCGGGCGGCGTTATGGAGGCGATAAGCCGCTCGTCCCTCTGA
- a CDS encoding endonuclease MutS2, translating to MYIEKAAYGSLEISKITELISRRCRSEIGALVARNIAPAFDMAELKRRQALYMDVERYRGYKGELPWINEIVSVAFMLEAAEENGLLSGEELVKIRLLLTLSGRMKEALSDAREEYPNFGILLRDMRDFSEEARMLAVIDDDGHLYDYASEKLSLLRQQMRGLKETVRRRGHALLNDPSVTGMLQERVLTLRNGRYAFLVRQDALSQFPGSVIDRSGSGSSVYMEPRSLMSLNNEYSKLYGEEMLEETRIFREFTAKLINRKNGIVDTENVLGTIDLFYALSEMTRVYKWRVPGLSPRAQFSFVRARHPLLGDKSVPIEIKCGGDFRILVITGPNTGGKTVALKTAGVCVYLGWLGFPIPAGEGSILGDIGELFTDIGDEQSIEQSLSTFSAHITHVTEILNKVTPRSLVMLDELGAGTDPEEGAALGIALLDWLREQGALVLATTHHNPIKRFALTTQDIETASVEFDGATLSPTYRILIGIPGRSNALLIAGKLGMRRSIIERAERAINGREISMEDLIGELHEKRAALEREASAVESSRKKLAALEKDYEAKIKAIEEKRDALIANADKKALSIVRNAEDSARALIKNMENAQAESEARRELEKKRSHFQKIEKSAIKREEQKESVESVAATSHELKAGDTVQVLGTNKSATVIEVKGKKARVQAGIAEIEVPLTKLKVITRKAPDKTPPVQIKVSRPVGVPSSIMVRGMTIDEALPMVEQYLDQAYCAGYDTVTVIHGRGEGILRREVQELCKRVPYIAEHNLGGPGEGGYGVTIVKFRR from the coding sequence ATGTACATAGAAAAAGCTGCTTATGGCAGTCTCGAAATTTCTAAGATAACGGAATTGATCTCGCGGCGCTGCCGCAGCGAGATCGGGGCGCTCGTCGCGCGGAATATCGCTCCGGCCTTTGATATGGCTGAGCTTAAGCGGCGTCAGGCGCTCTATATGGATGTCGAAAGATATCGCGGTTATAAGGGCGAACTGCCGTGGATAAACGAGATAGTATCCGTCGCCTTCATGCTTGAGGCGGCGGAGGAGAACGGGCTGCTCTCCGGCGAGGAGCTGGTCAAAATACGGCTTCTGCTGACCCTCTCCGGCCGGATGAAGGAGGCCCTCTCCGACGCGCGCGAGGAATATCCGAACTTTGGGATATTGCTGCGCGACATGCGCGATTTTTCGGAGGAGGCGCGGATGCTCGCCGTGATCGACGACGACGGGCATCTCTATGATTACGCCTCGGAGAAACTTTCCCTGCTGCGCCAGCAGATGCGCGGCCTCAAAGAGACGGTGCGCAGGCGCGGTCACGCGCTGCTCAACGACCCGTCGGTCACCGGTATGCTTCAGGAACGCGTGCTCACTCTGCGCAACGGGCGCTATGCTTTCCTCGTCCGCCAGGACGCGCTGTCGCAATTTCCCGGCTCGGTGATCGACCGCTCCGGTTCCGGCAGCAGCGTCTATATGGAGCCGAGGTCGCTGATGTCGCTCAACAATGAATACAGCAAGCTCTACGGCGAGGAGATGCTGGAAGAGACGCGTATCTTCCGCGAGTTTACCGCGAAGCTGATAAACCGCAAAAATGGGATCGTCGACACGGAAAATGTCCTCGGGACGATAGACCTCTTCTACGCGCTCTCGGAGATGACGCGCGTATACAAATGGCGCGTGCCCGGCCTTTCGCCGCGCGCGCAGTTTTCCTTTGTTCGCGCCCGCCACCCTCTCTTGGGCGACAAGTCGGTGCCGATCGAGATAAAGTGCGGCGGGGATTTCCGCATCCTCGTCATAACCGGTCCCAATACGGGAGGCAAGACGGTCGCGCTCAAGACGGCCGGCGTCTGCGTCTACCTGGGCTGGCTCGGCTTTCCGATACCTGCCGGCGAGGGCTCGATACTGGGCGACATCGGCGAGCTTTTTACCGATATCGGCGACGAGCAGAGCATCGAGCAGAGCTTGTCGACCTTCAGCGCCCATATCACTCATGTGACGGAGATCCTTAATAAGGTCACGCCGCGCTCCCTCGTGATGCTCGACGAACTTGGCGCCGGCACCGATCCCGAGGAGGGGGCGGCGCTGGGCATCGCGCTGCTCGACTGGCTGCGTGAGCAGGGGGCGCTTGTGCTGGCGACGACGCATCATAATCCGATCAAACGTTTCGCCCTGACGACGCAGGACATCGAGACGGCGAGCGTTGAGTTTGACGGCGCGACGCTCTCTCCGACCTACAGGATACTGATCGGCATACCGGGACGCAGCAACGCGCTGCTCATCGCCGGTAAGCTCGGTATGCGCCGCTCGATCATCGAGCGGGCCGAAAGGGCGATCAACGGGCGTGAGATATCGATGGAGGACCTCATAGGGGAACTCCATGAAAAGCGCGCCGCTCTCGAACGCGAGGCGTCCGCCGTCGAGTCCTCGCGGAAAAAATTGGCCGCGCTCGAAAAAGATTATGAGGCAAAGATAAAGGCCATTGAGGAGAAGCGCGACGCGCTGATCGCAAACGCCGACAAGAAGGCGCTTTCGATAGTTCGCAACGCGGAGGATTCCGCGCGCGCCCTGATAAAGAATATGGAGAATGCGCAGGCAGAGTCGGAGGCGCGCCGCGAGCTTGAAAAGAAGCGCAGCCACTTCCAGAAAATAGAAAAATCCGCGATAAAACGCGAGGAGCAGAAGGAGAGCGTCGAATCAGTCGCGGCGACGAGCCATGAACTGAAGGCGGGGGATACCGTGCAGGTGCTTGGCACAAACAAGAGCGCCACGGTGATCGAAGTAAAGGGCAAGAAGGCCCGTGTACAGGCCGGCATCGCGGAGATAGAAGTCCCGCTCACAAAGCTCAAGGTGATCACGAGAAAGGCTCCTGACAAAACGCCGCCGGTGCAGATAAAGGTCTCGCGCCCCGTCGGCGTGCCCTCGTCGATAATGGTGCGCGGCATGACGATAGACGAGGCGTTGCCGATGGTGGAGCAGTATCTCGACCAGGCCTATTGCGCCGGCTACGACACAGTCACCGTGATACACGGGCGCGGAGAGGGAATACTGCGCCGCGAGGTGCAGGAGCTTTGCAAGCGCGTCCCCTATATCGCGGAACATAACCTCGGCGGCCCCGGCGAGGGCGGCTATGGTGTTACGATCGTAAAATTCAGAAGGTAG